A region of Polynucleobacter sp. JS-Mosq-20-D10 DNA encodes the following proteins:
- a CDS encoding MFS transporter has product MSTSTKAAPMTAEERKVIFASSLGTVFEWYDFYLYGSLAAIMAKQFFSGLDAGSAFIFALLAFAAGFIVRPFGALVFGRLGDLIGRKYTFLVTIMLMGGATFIVGLLPNYATIGVAAPVILIALRMLQGLALGGEYGGAATYVAEHAPHGKRGAYTAWIQTTATLGLFLSLLVILFTREFTGPDFDVWGWRVPFLLSILLLAVSVYIRLSMNESPAFKKMKDEGKLSKAPLTESFGQWKNLKIVILALFGLVAGQAVVWYTGQFYALFYLTQVLKVDPKTANLLIAASLVIGTPFFVIFGSLSDKIGRKVIIMGGLLLAIILYIPNTPVSLFNGLTHFANPALEKAMATAPASITADVNECTFQFNPTGTAKFTSSCDIAKQVMASNSASYTTIAGPAGGTAVVKIGDTEIQGYSAKGMAPADAKAKDAEFKKAIRDALNAAGYPAKADPAGINHAAILGILVILVILVTMVYGPIAAMLVELFPTRIRYTSMSLPYHIGNGWFGGLMPTIAFALVAQNGNIYYGLWYPIIIATVTLVIGTLFIKETKDVDIYAKD; this is encoded by the coding sequence ATGTCAACATCAACTAAAGCAGCCCCAATGACCGCTGAAGAACGCAAAGTTATTTTTGCTTCCTCTTTAGGTACGGTTTTTGAGTGGTACGACTTTTATCTTTACGGTTCATTGGCCGCGATTATGGCCAAGCAGTTTTTCTCTGGCTTAGATGCAGGTTCTGCCTTCATTTTTGCATTGCTTGCGTTTGCTGCCGGCTTTATCGTTCGCCCATTCGGCGCATTGGTATTCGGTCGCCTAGGTGATTTGATCGGTCGTAAGTACACCTTCTTGGTAACGATCATGCTCATGGGTGGCGCAACCTTCATCGTAGGCCTATTACCTAACTATGCAACTATCGGTGTTGCTGCCCCAGTGATCTTGATCGCATTGCGTATGCTTCAAGGTTTAGCTTTGGGTGGTGAGTACGGTGGTGCTGCTACTTACGTGGCGGAGCATGCTCCTCACGGTAAGCGTGGCGCATACACAGCTTGGATTCAAACTACAGCAACATTAGGTTTGTTCTTGTCCCTACTCGTGATTTTGTTCACACGTGAATTTACAGGTCCAGACTTCGACGTTTGGGGCTGGCGTGTTCCATTCCTTTTATCCATCTTGTTGTTGGCCGTTTCTGTTTACATCCGTTTATCGATGAACGAATCTCCAGCTTTCAAGAAGATGAAAGATGAAGGCAAGTTGTCTAAAGCGCCTTTGACAGAGTCATTCGGTCAATGGAAGAACTTGAAGATTGTGATCTTGGCATTGTTTGGTCTGGTTGCAGGTCAAGCAGTGGTTTGGTACACAGGTCAGTTCTATGCTTTGTTCTACCTCACTCAAGTATTGAAGGTAGATCCTAAGACTGCGAACTTGTTGATTGCTGCTTCATTGGTAATCGGTACACCATTCTTTGTGATCTTCGGTTCTTTGTCAGACAAGATTGGCCGTAAGGTCATCATCATGGGTGGCTTGTTGCTCGCCATCATTCTGTACATCCCGAACACACCAGTTTCCTTGTTTAATGGCTTAACCCACTTTGCTAACCCAGCGTTAGAAAAGGCAATGGCGACTGCACCAGCAAGTATTACTGCTGATGTGAACGAATGTACTTTCCAGTTCAACCCAACAGGTACTGCGAAGTTCACTAGCTCTTGCGACATTGCAAAGCAGGTGATGGCTTCTAACTCTGCAAGCTACACAACTATTGCTGGCCCAGCCGGTGGTACTGCTGTTGTGAAGATTGGCGACACAGAGATTCAGGGCTACTCCGCTAAGGGTATGGCTCCAGCTGATGCGAAAGCAAAAGATGCTGAGTTCAAGAAAGCGATTCGTGATGCATTGAATGCTGCTGGTTATCCTGCAAAGGCTGACCCTGCTGGCATCAACCATGCAGCAATTCTTGGTATCTTGGTAATTTTGGTGATCTTGGTAACCATGGTTTATGGCCCAATTGCAGCGATGTTGGTTGAGTTGTTCCCAACCCGTATTCGTTACACCTCTATGTCCTTGCCATACCATATTGGTAACGGTTGGTTTGGTGGCTTGATGCCAACAATCGCCTTTGCCTTGGTTGCGCAAAACGGTAATATTTACTACGGTCTCTGGTATCCAATCATCATCGCTACGGTGACATTGGTAATCGGTACACTGTTTATTAAAGAAACTAAAGACGTAGATATTTACGCTAAAGACTAA
- a CDS encoding TRAP transporter substrate-binding protein, producing the protein MKRRDFLSKTALGAAAGVLAAPAIAQSMPEVKWRCASSFPKSLDTIYGGGEYISKRVAALTDGKFQIRIFGAGEIVPAFGTVDAVQQGTVECTHTAGYYFVGKNKTFAFDTTVPFGMNQRQQNAWMYWGGGLKLQREFLRDYNIVSFPAGNTGTQMGGWFKKPVKTVADLKGLKMRIAGLGGEVMSRLGAIPQQIAGGDIYPALEKGVIDAAEWVGPYDDEKLGFYKIAPYYYYPGWWEACSMYSMYVNIKEWEKLPKQYQEAFTSACAECNIDMMAEYDYKNPIALQSLIKNGVKLQSYSTEIMKAASTAAFEMYEEEAAKNPSFKKIYEPWKKFRNDQMLWNKVAEQTLMSFMLSNPVK; encoded by the coding sequence ATGAAAAGACGTGACTTTTTAAGCAAAACTGCATTGGGCGCAGCTGCTGGTGTACTAGCAGCTCCTGCAATTGCGCAGTCCATGCCTGAAGTGAAGTGGCGCTGCGCCTCTAGCTTTCCAAAAAGCTTAGATACGATTTACGGTGGTGGCGAATATATTTCCAAGCGCGTTGCCGCACTGACTGATGGTAAGTTTCAAATCCGTATTTTTGGTGCCGGCGAGATTGTTCCCGCATTTGGTACGGTAGATGCGGTTCAACAAGGTACTGTTGAGTGCACTCATACGGCTGGCTATTACTTCGTTGGAAAAAATAAAACCTTTGCGTTTGATACCACCGTGCCTTTCGGCATGAACCAACGCCAGCAAAACGCCTGGATGTATTGGGGTGGAGGATTAAAGCTCCAACGTGAATTCTTGCGTGACTACAACATCGTCTCCTTCCCTGCAGGAAATACCGGGACACAAATGGGTGGCTGGTTCAAGAAACCCGTCAAAACAGTTGCTGACCTCAAAGGCCTAAAAATGCGTATTGCAGGCTTGGGTGGTGAAGTCATGTCACGCCTAGGCGCAATCCCTCAGCAAATCGCTGGCGGCGATATTTACCCCGCCCTAGAAAAAGGTGTTATCGATGCGGCTGAGTGGGTTGGTCCGTATGATGATGAGAAATTAGGCTTTTACAAAATTGCGCCTTACTACTACTACCCAGGATGGTGGGAAGCTTGCTCGATGTATTCCATGTACGTCAACATCAAGGAATGGGAAAAATTGCCTAAGCAATATCAAGAGGCATTTACCTCCGCATGCGCAGAATGCAATATCGACATGATGGCTGAATACGATTACAAAAATCCGATCGCCCTACAAAGCCTCATCAAGAATGGAGTCAAGCTCCAGTCTTACTCAACTGAGATCATGAAAGCAGCCTCTACTGCTGCGTTCGAGATGTATGAAGAAGAGGCTGCCAAAAATCCATCGTTCAAGAAAATTTATGAGCCATGGAAGAAGTTCCGTAACGACCAAATGCTGTGGAATAAGGTTGCAGAGCAAACCCTCATGAGCTTCATGCTAAGCAACCCAGTCAAATAA
- a CDS encoding TRAP transporter small permease subunit, which yields MPKQLLVFSSFVDRLNDRFGVFASWLVLIAVLVSTANALIRYGFNVSSNGWLEAQWYLFAGMVMFGAATTFRLNEHVRVDVLYALYPNRVRLWLDFWGGIIFFLPVTIIIGYYSWEFFITSIIQNETSSNPGGLIRWPVRGAITLGFFLLTLQGLSEIIKRYAAIIGVIKIDPKYERPLQ from the coding sequence ATGCCAAAACAATTATTAGTTTTTTCAAGTTTCGTTGATCGCCTAAATGACCGTTTTGGTGTCTTTGCGAGTTGGTTGGTATTAATTGCCGTACTGGTCAGCACCGCAAATGCGCTGATCCGGTACGGCTTTAATGTCAGTTCGAATGGCTGGTTAGAAGCGCAGTGGTATTTGTTTGCTGGAATGGTGATGTTTGGTGCCGCTACTACGTTTCGATTAAATGAACATGTTCGGGTAGATGTGCTCTATGCACTCTATCCCAACAGAGTTCGTCTTTGGTTAGATTTTTGGGGTGGCATTATTTTCTTCCTACCAGTGACCATTATCATTGGCTACTACTCCTGGGAATTTTTCATCACATCCATTATTCAGAATGAAACCTCAAGCAATCCTGGCGGCCTGATTCGCTGGCCAGTCCGAGGTGCCATTACTCTAGGCTTCTTCTTGCTGACCCTTCAGGGTCTCTCTGAAATTATCAAACGATACGCAGCCATTATTGGCGTGATCAAAATCGATCCTAAGTACGAAAGACCTTTGCAATGA
- a CDS encoding TRAP transporter large permease subunit, with the protein MISHDLMAPIMFGGLIIFLLIGYPAAFSLGAVGLFFSFIGIEMGMFQPTFLQALPDRVFGILSNDLLLSIPFFTFMGAILEKCGLAEDMLEGLGQLFGPIRGGLAYAVIIVGAILGAITGTVAASVIAMGLISLPVMLRYGYNPRVATGVIAASGTITQLIPPSLVLIVLADQLGKSVGDMYAGAIGPSIIQVTLFCLFIFFLSIFRPQDVPALPPESRPKIDWKLFKKILWGIVPSIALIFLVLGTILMGLATPTEGGAMGSVGALILAAMNKRLHKPLVWEAMTSTMRINAMVIFILIGSTVFGLAFRGVDGDLWIENLLSGLPGGQVGFLIAVNLFVFFLAFFLDYFEIAFIIIPLLAPVAEKLGIDLIWFGVLLGANMQTSFMHPPFGFALFYLRGVAPKSLKSSDIYYGALPWVGLQLILVAIIIFIPETVTYFVDKPAAVFDASGPSVDPLAGVEQNEITVDSSSDIERQLRENK; encoded by the coding sequence ATGATTAGTCATGATCTGATGGCCCCCATTATGTTTGGGGGCTTAATTATATTTTTATTGATTGGGTATCCAGCAGCCTTTTCACTTGGCGCAGTTGGCTTATTCTTTTCTTTTATCGGCATTGAGATGGGCATGTTCCAGCCCACCTTTTTGCAAGCACTGCCAGACAGGGTCTTTGGAATTCTTTCAAATGATCTATTGCTCTCGATCCCCTTCTTCACCTTTATGGGAGCCATTCTTGAAAAGTGTGGTTTAGCAGAAGACATGCTTGAGGGCTTGGGGCAATTATTTGGTCCGATCCGTGGCGGTCTTGCATATGCAGTGATTATTGTTGGCGCAATTTTGGGTGCTATTACTGGCACAGTGGCAGCGTCCGTCATTGCCATGGGATTAATCTCATTACCAGTAATGTTGCGTTACGGCTATAACCCACGAGTAGCAACTGGTGTGATCGCAGCCTCTGGCACGATCACCCAATTGATTCCTCCATCATTGGTATTGATCGTGCTGGCAGATCAGTTAGGTAAATCTGTTGGCGATATGTATGCAGGCGCTATTGGGCCATCCATTATTCAAGTGACACTTTTTTGCTTGTTCATTTTCTTTTTATCGATCTTTAGACCGCAGGATGTACCGGCGCTACCACCAGAGTCTCGCCCTAAAATTGATTGGAAGTTGTTTAAGAAAATTCTTTGGGGAATTGTCCCGTCGATTGCCCTAATTTTCTTAGTACTGGGAACTATTTTGATGGGTCTAGCTACACCTACTGAAGGTGGTGCAATGGGCTCAGTTGGCGCCCTCATTCTGGCGGCAATGAATAAGCGCCTGCATAAACCACTGGTCTGGGAAGCAATGACTTCCACTATGCGCATCAATGCCATGGTGATCTTTATCTTGATTGGCTCAACCGTATTTGGTCTTGCATTTAGGGGGGTGGATGGTGACCTGTGGATTGAGAACCTGCTATCTGGCCTACCAGGCGGTCAAGTTGGCTTCTTAATTGCGGTGAACCTATTTGTATTCTTCTTGGCTTTCTTCTTGGATTACTTTGAGATCGCCTTCATCATCATCCCTTTGTTAGCCCCAGTTGCTGAAAAGCTTGGCATTGATCTCATTTGGTTCGGTGTTCTACTGGGTGCAAACATGCAAACCTCATTCATGCATCCGCCATTCGGATTTGCCTTGTTCTACTTGCGTGGTGTTGCACCAAAGTCTCTCAAAAGTTCGGATATTTACTATGGAGCGCTTCCTTGGGTTGGCTTACAACTCATCTTAGTCGCCATCATTATCTTTATCCCAGAAACTGTGACGTATTTTGTTGATAAACCTGCTGCCGTCTTTGATGCTAGCGGTCCATCGGTTGATCCATTGGCCGGTGTAGAGCAAAATGAGATTACAGTAGACTCGAGCTCTGACATTGAACGTCAGCTACGAGAGAATAAATAA